In Thalassophryne amazonica chromosome 14, fThaAma1.1, whole genome shotgun sequence, one DNA window encodes the following:
- the LOC117524702 gene encoding claudin-10-like translates to MSYRTVVMYMEISCFVVCVCGWILVCSTMPTEIWTWSEVDSRVLTTSNYFSNLWKDCISDSTGISDCKGIPSMLALSWDIHMCRALIIISIILAFFGSILVLVGMKCTKIGGSEIANARITFAGGMNYFIGGKSQSKKSQYYGNKVRAEFQDPSFRAKKFEIGVGVFIGWGGSTLLVVGGLIYSIFAGREGYQSSSKTKGLPLYQMPNAYAAAPAKQSLIYSALTSVSESKKSRSTSSASSFSEISRSTKTTATNANV, encoded by the exons ATGAGTTACAGGACCGTGGTGATGTACATGGAGATCAGTTGCTTTGTAGTCTGTGTATGCGGATGGATCCTGGTCTGTTCCACCATGCCCACAGAAATCTGGACTTGGTCTGAAGTAGACAGTCGAGTTCTGACCACTTCTAACTACTTCTCCAACTTGTGGAAGGACTGCATATCGGATTCTACTGGGATATCGGACTGCAAGGGAATTCCGTCAATGCTCGCCCTGAGCT GGGACATTCACATGTGCCGTGCCCTCATTATCATCTCGATTATCCTGGCTTTCTTTGGATCCATTCTGGTTTTAGTGGGAATGAAGTGCACAAAGATCGGAGGATCGGAAATTGCAAATGCAAGAATAACCTTTGCAGGGGGGATGAACTACTTTATCGGAGGTAAAAGTCAGTCGAAGAAATCACAAT ACTATGGAAATAAAGTTAGAGCAGAATTTCAGGATCCTTCCTTCAGAGCCAAGAA GTTTGAAATAGGTGTTGGTGTGTTTATTGGCTGGGGAGGCTCCACCTTACTTGTTGTTGGAGGTCTTATTTACAGTATTTTTGCAGGAAGAGAAGGGTACCAATCAAG CTCCAAAACCAAAGGACTGCCGTTGTACCAGATGCCTAATGCCTACGCAGCTGCTCCAGCTAAACAGAGCCTCATATATTCTGCTCTCACAAGCGTAAGTGAGAGCAAAAAATCAAGGAGCACCAGCAGTGCCAGCAGCTTCTCAGAAATCAGCAGGAGCACCAAGACCACAGCAACAAATGCAAACGTGTGA